One stretch of Gemmatimonadaceae bacterium DNA includes these proteins:
- a CDS encoding S9 family peptidase: MPSLTRSPIPLLALLTIASTASAQNATQTAGRPITSADVKNWNTIRQTVLSNDGKWFAHVVGPAEGDLTLVIRGTAAGATETRVPVGETGGSIQISGDSKWLGYLVTPNKAVAAANGRGGRGGAPGGRGAPPGGAPIEGGAQAADTTTRNTSKLVLLNLASGEKKEFNGIRRFSFNADAPTWMVMQAGGGAPGGGGGRGGAPGGGPDFGGAAGSTSGGTADLLLYNMATGERQNMGKVGQYDFSDDGGWLAYTMDNSDQIGNAVQLRNMTTGAVKALDSEDVLYRHLAWTDSSRALSVMKGKISTTGTRDTAFSLTVFRGIGVNGATSTLTFNPAGRTDFPAGWKLASDRAPRYSADLSMAFFGIREGIKPAARVADAGGRGGANPLVQAGAPGAGGTINQTAAGRGASGTAADSVASLILWHAKDSRLQSQQMVQEAADRAFNFLVEFRFADNKFVRLTDESLKNVVVTANDKFAYGMDNTPYEQAASYSGRNYNDIYSVDLKTGARKLIWKKRATSIGAASPDGSKALMWGTDGHYWVLDLATMDSVNITKAVPTSFVNTEDDHNNILPPAIPARGWSKDGSSVLLSDNWDIWKVPVSSSARAVNLTGDGKRTQVRYRQFYSWGDEATVAAAGRGGRGGGGGRGGAPGASAGVDLSKPMFIATYGEWTKKEGVSRVDPNQPGAKTILFEDARFGITKARDAETYAFSRQTFTEFPNYWVSGPDFKNARQLTDANPQMKELAWSSGTRLINYTSDKGDKLQAAMYLPANFDPAKKYPMLVTIYEKRSQNKNGFVAPSETQTPSPRMYTSKGYIVLDPDIVYKLNDPGMSALWCVVPAVKAAIATGSVDAANVGLWGHSWGGYQTAFLVTQTNIFKSAIAGAALTDMVSMYSSVYWNSGGTNQAIFEASQGRFKGNFIDNYAAYIRNSPAFHANKQTTPLILLHNDKDGAVDFNQGITHFNTLRQLGKDVILLEYVGENHGLARPVNQKDYAVRQAEWFDHYLKGKPAPDWMVNGIPRLQMADHLASRKDSTGAAGRVIVP, translated from the coding sequence ATGCCCTCGCTCACGCGTTCTCCGATTCCCCTGCTCGCGCTCCTCACGATCGCCAGCACCGCGTCGGCTCAAAACGCCACGCAAACCGCGGGTCGACCCATCACGTCGGCCGACGTCAAGAACTGGAACACCATTCGACAGACGGTGCTGTCAAACGACGGCAAGTGGTTTGCCCATGTGGTGGGTCCGGCCGAAGGCGACCTGACGCTCGTCATTCGTGGTACGGCGGCCGGTGCCACGGAGACGCGCGTTCCGGTGGGTGAGACCGGTGGATCGATTCAGATCTCGGGCGACTCCAAGTGGCTGGGCTATCTGGTCACACCCAATAAGGCGGTCGCCGCAGCGAACGGTCGCGGTGGACGTGGCGGCGCTCCTGGTGGTCGTGGCGCGCCTCCGGGTGGTGCGCCCATTGAGGGCGGTGCACAGGCTGCCGACACCACGACTCGCAACACGTCGAAACTGGTGCTGTTGAACCTCGCCTCGGGTGAGAAGAAAGAGTTCAACGGCATTCGTCGATTCAGCTTCAACGCCGATGCGCCCACCTGGATGGTGATGCAGGCCGGAGGTGGAGCACCAGGTGGAGGCGGTGGTCGCGGTGGTGCGCCGGGTGGCGGTCCGGATTTCGGCGGCGCGGCGGGCAGCACGTCAGGCGGTACGGCCGATTTGCTGCTGTACAACATGGCCACCGGCGAACGTCAGAACATGGGCAAGGTGGGCCAGTACGATTTCAGCGATGATGGCGGGTGGTTGGCGTACACGATGGACAACAGCGACCAGATTGGAAACGCCGTGCAGCTGCGCAACATGACCACCGGTGCCGTGAAGGCGCTGGACAGCGAAGACGTGCTGTATCGGCATCTGGCGTGGACCGACAGCTCGCGCGCGCTGTCCGTGATGAAGGGCAAGATCAGCACCACCGGTACACGTGACACCGCATTCTCGCTGACCGTGTTTCGCGGCATCGGAGTCAATGGGGCCACCAGCACACTCACATTCAATCCCGCCGGTCGCACGGATTTCCCGGCAGGATGGAAGCTGGCCTCTGATCGCGCGCCGAGATATTCGGCCGACCTGTCGATGGCGTTCTTTGGTATTCGCGAAGGGATCAAGCCAGCCGCGCGCGTGGCAGACGCCGGTGGACGCGGTGGGGCGAATCCACTGGTGCAAGCGGGCGCGCCGGGCGCTGGCGGCACGATCAACCAGACTGCAGCGGGACGCGGCGCCAGCGGCACGGCGGCTGACTCCGTGGCCTCGCTCATTCTCTGGCACGCGAAAGATTCGCGCCTGCAATCACAGCAGATGGTGCAGGAAGCGGCCGATCGCGCGTTCAACTTCCTCGTGGAGTTCCGTTTTGCCGACAACAAGTTCGTGCGATTGACCGACGAGTCGCTCAAGAACGTGGTCGTGACCGCGAACGACAAGTTCGCCTACGGCATGGACAACACGCCGTACGAACAGGCGGCCAGCTATTCGGGTCGCAACTACAACGACATCTACTCGGTTGACCTCAAGACCGGTGCGCGCAAGTTGATCTGGAAGAAGCGCGCGACCAGTATTGGCGCCGCGTCGCCCGACGGTTCGAAGGCGCTGATGTGGGGAACCGACGGGCACTACTGGGTGCTGGACCTGGCCACCATGGATAGTGTGAACATCACGAAGGCGGTGCCTACCAGCTTCGTGAACACCGAAGACGATCACAACAACATCCTGCCGCCGGCAATTCCCGCGCGTGGATGGAGCAAGGACGGTTCGTCGGTATTGCTCTCCGACAACTGGGATATCTGGAAAGTGCCGGTGTCGTCCAGTGCACGCGCCGTGAACCTCACCGGCGACGGCAAGCGCACGCAGGTGCGTTATCGCCAGTTCTACAGCTGGGGTGACGAGGCCACGGTGGCAGCCGCCGGTCGCGGTGGACGCGGCGGTGGTGGTGGTCGCGGCGGTGCGCCTGGTGCATCGGCCGGTGTCGATCTCAGCAAGCCCATGTTCATTGCCACGTACGGCGAATGGACGAAGAAGGAAGGCGTGTCACGCGTTGATCCCAATCAGCCAGGTGCGAAGACCATCCTGTTTGAAGACGCACGGTTTGGCATCACCAAGGCGCGCGACGCCGAGACGTATGCGTTCTCGCGTCAGACGTTCACCGAGTTCCCGAACTATTGGGTGTCGGGTCCGGACTTCAAGAACGCGCGTCAACTCACCGACGCCAATCCGCAGATGAAGGAGCTGGCGTGGTCGAGTGGCACACGCCTCATCAACTACACCAGCGACAAGGGCGACAAGTTGCAGGCGGCGATGTACCTCCCGGCCAACTTCGACCCCGCCAAGAAGTATCCCATGTTGGTCACGATTTACGAGAAGCGTTCGCAGAACAAGAACGGCTTCGTGGCACCCAGTGAAACGCAAACGCCCAGCCCGCGCATGTACACCAGCAAGGGGTACATCGTGCTCGACCCGGATATCGTGTACAAGCTGAACGATCCGGGCATGTCGGCGCTGTGGTGTGTGGTGCCCGCCGTGAAGGCGGCCATCGCCACGGGGAGCGTGGACGCGGCGAATGTGGGACTGTGGGGCCATTCATGGGGTGGCTACCAGACGGCGTTCCTGGTCACGCAGACCAACATCTTCAAGAGTGCCATCGCCGGCGCCGCACTCACCGACATGGTCAGCATGTACAGCTCGGTATACTGGAATTCCGGCGGCACCAATCAGGCCATCTTCGAAGCCAGCCAGGGGCGCTTCAAGGGCAATTTCATCGACAATTACGCCGCGTATATCCGGAATTCGCCGGCGTTCCACGCCAACAAGCAAACCACGCCGCTCATCCTGCTGCACAACGACAAGGACGGCGCGGTGGATTTCAACCAGGGCATCACGCACTTCAACACGCTCAGGCAGCTGGGCAAGGATGTCATCCTCCTGGAGTATGTGGGCGAGAATCACGGGCTGGCGCGCCCGGTCAACCAGAAGGACTACGCGGTGCGGCAGGCCGAGTGGTTTGATCACTATCTCAAGGGCAAGCCGGCACCGGATTGGATGGTGAACGGGATTCCGCGGCTGCAGATGGCGGATCATCTGGCGAGTCGGAAGGACTCCACGGGTGCGGCGGGGCGGGTCATCGTTCCGTAG
- a CDS encoding YncE family protein, producing MTARFSPAAVLAATLLIASLAQSQTFKVEKYNIGGEGGHDYIVAESGTGRVFVSRGSHVMVIDGPTGKVIGDIPNTPRVHGVGLAPKDNHGFTTNGGDSSVTMFDLKTLAFIKKTPVKVGGLDGIMYDDGANLIILTNHSRPGTAVSIDPKTGDIVGTAELEDNAPEGAASDGKGKLFVNNESKNTIQVLESKTMKVLSSWPLDGCDGPTGIALDRATSRIFSGCSKQSVVVDAKSGKVVAKIPNGDGTDALGWDPAQKLMYLPAGRDGNVTVVHQDGPDKYTVVATVPTMTGTKTLAVDPVKHVAYAVALEYGPAPVPAAGATPPPAGGRGPARPVIGAWFFVISH from the coding sequence ATGACCGCACGGTTCTCTCCTGCCGCCGTCCTCGCTGCCACGCTCCTCATCGCGAGCCTCGCCCAATCCCAAACGTTCAAGGTCGAGAAGTACAACATCGGCGGTGAAGGCGGGCACGACTACATCGTGGCCGAGTCGGGCACCGGACGCGTGTTCGTGTCGCGTGGTTCGCATGTGATGGTCATTGACGGACCCACGGGCAAGGTGATCGGCGACATTCCGAATACCCCGCGCGTACACGGCGTGGGGCTCGCCCCGAAGGACAATCACGGGTTCACCACCAACGGTGGCGATTCCAGTGTCACCATGTTCGATCTCAAGACGCTGGCGTTCATCAAGAAGACGCCGGTCAAGGTGGGCGGCCTGGACGGCATCATGTACGATGATGGGGCCAACCTGATCATCCTCACCAACCACAGCCGCCCGGGCACGGCGGTGTCCATCGACCCGAAGACGGGTGACATTGTGGGGACCGCCGAACTGGAGGACAACGCGCCGGAGGGCGCCGCCAGCGACGGCAAGGGCAAGTTGTTCGTGAACAATGAATCCAAGAACACCATTCAGGTCCTCGAATCCAAGACCATGAAGGTGTTGTCCTCATGGCCGCTGGACGGATGTGACGGACCCACCGGCATCGCCCTCGACCGGGCCACCAGTCGCATCTTCTCCGGTTGCAGCAAGCAGTCGGTGGTGGTGGACGCCAAGTCCGGAAAAGTCGTGGCGAAGATTCCCAATGGCGATGGCACCGACGCGCTGGGATGGGATCCCGCTCAGAAGCTGATGTACCTGCCGGCCGGTCGCGACGGCAACGTGACCGTCGTGCATCAGGACGGGCCGGACAAATACACCGTCGTGGCCACGGTACCGACCATGACGGGCACCAAGACGCTGGCCGTGGACCCGGTGAAGCACGTGGCCTATGCCGTGGCACTGGAGTATGGTCCGGCACCGGTACCGGCGGCCGGCGCCACACCACCACCGGCAGGAGGGCGCGGCCCAGCGCGGCCCGTCATTGGCGCCTGGTTCTTCGTGATCAGCCACTGA